The following proteins are co-located in the Longimicrobiaceae bacterium genome:
- a CDS encoding carboxypeptidase regulatory-like domain-containing protein, with protein MPLRLLPLLLALLLAPATLLAQVGVTTDILRGRVTGPDGAPVDQARVEATSAETGITRTTTTNEQGVYTLAFPDGGGRYQIRVSRAGFGEAVAVLAREADEDVLVANLRLGEAPVALEGIEVRGQRAPPPGRGETAAQERVISGEVASRLPLENTDAASLAVLAPGVVAVTQGDSLDQRGAFSVAGQRASLNQVTLDGASFASALTGGQAGGGSPLGIPQEGTRATQVVTTTFDVSRGQFAGGQVAITTRGGTNQPGGTFTYQLRDPLLAGNAGVSPLTGSFTQNRFSGGYGGPIVRNRLFYFVSGAVQRRSDDLFALTPSDPAVLETLGVSRDSVARFLSILGAEYGVATDGQTGAYRRVGDALSLLGRVDWTLSERHSLMVRGNLSSYTQDSTRIGFLELKQGGGEVGSGGGGGMATLTSRFGGGWINELRASINEDRRDLTSFAEVPEGRVRVTSLLPDGTRGVSQLSFGGDRSLPTTTRERTVEVSDELSLLFRDTHRIKAGALVNFTDFRQRIGSNVLGAFTFNSLDDFAAGRPASFTRSLAERETEGGGLNAALYLGDTWRPSRALQLTYGVRLEGSRFAGEPEHNPEVEALFGRRTDRIPTEVHVSPRAGFSLRLNEQGAPLRIVRGGIGEFRGRAPFALYAGALDQTGLSAGASQLVCIGAAVPAPDWPAYLEDPSRIPTTCADGGTGAPRDSGRRPTVTLFEDGFGAPRSWRGSLGFSAQLRPGLNASADASWVRGVNLFGVRDLNLARTPAFTLAAEGGRPVYASPAAIAPATGEVSFLGSRVHPEFGHVFALDSELASRTSQLTLALNGLLPPRVFFQGSYTLMRARDQSSFSCCTAQQGFASAPTGGDPNRPDWGTSDYERRHSFTLQAGMPVRPWLEVTLIGRTASGTPFTPMVGGDVNGDGARNDAAFVFAPATAPDTALADGMARLLASVPGSVRECLEEQAGSVAGRNSCRGPWTRSLDLRTTLRPNLPRIGRRLSVSLDASNVPAGLDLLVNGQGNLRGWGDAGRGRVDETLLYPRGFDPAAQRFRYEVNERFGQQRERRFAVGSPFAVQLSGRLTVGRNPGGGGLAGLGFGGGGGGGGGRFGGGGGGGGFRGERGEGPGRGIDADAILARVLPNPLPVILSLRDSLGLSDEQAARIAEISDSLRVRNQPIERAVRDAVQTAATGNEPGAIFQRIGPQLNTGRQNVRDALEEVRKTLTPEQWRKVPAALRNPFQGGFGGGRGGG; from the coding sequence ATGCCGCTCCGCCTTCTGCCGCTGCTGCTCGCCCTCCTCCTCGCCCCCGCCACGCTGCTGGCGCAGGTGGGGGTCACGACGGACATCCTCCGCGGCCGGGTCACCGGCCCCGACGGCGCCCCGGTGGACCAGGCGCGGGTGGAGGCCACCTCCGCCGAGACGGGGATCACCCGCACGACCACCACCAACGAGCAGGGCGTCTACACGCTCGCCTTCCCGGACGGCGGGGGGCGCTACCAAATCCGCGTGTCGCGCGCCGGCTTCGGCGAGGCCGTGGCCGTGCTGGCGCGCGAGGCGGACGAGGACGTGCTGGTGGCAAACCTCCGCCTGGGCGAGGCGCCGGTGGCGCTGGAGGGGATCGAGGTGCGCGGCCAGCGGGCGCCTCCCCCGGGGCGCGGGGAAACCGCGGCGCAGGAGCGCGTCATCTCCGGCGAGGTGGCGAGCCGCCTCCCACTGGAGAACACGGACGCGGCCTCGCTGGCGGTGCTCGCCCCCGGCGTGGTGGCGGTCACGCAGGGCGACTCGCTGGACCAGCGGGGCGCCTTCTCCGTGGCGGGGCAGCGCGCCTCGCTGAACCAGGTCACGCTGGACGGCGCCTCCTTCGCCTCGGCGCTCACCGGCGGCCAGGCCGGCGGCGGCTCCCCGCTGGGGATCCCGCAGGAGGGGACGCGCGCCACGCAGGTGGTCACCACCACGTTCGACGTGTCGCGAGGGCAGTTCGCGGGTGGGCAGGTGGCGATCACCACCCGCGGCGGGACCAACCAGCCCGGCGGCACCTTCACCTACCAGCTCCGCGACCCGCTGCTGGCGGGGAACGCGGGAGTCTCGCCGCTCACCGGCTCCTTCACCCAGAACCGCTTCAGCGGCGGCTACGGCGGGCCCATCGTCCGGAACCGCCTCTTCTACTTCGTCTCCGGCGCGGTGCAGCGCCGCAGCGACGACCTCTTCGCGCTCACCCCCTCGGACCCCGCGGTGCTGGAGACGCTGGGGGTGAGCCGCGACTCGGTGGCGCGCTTCCTCTCCATCCTGGGGGCGGAGTACGGGGTCGCCACCGACGGGCAGACGGGCGCCTACCGCCGCGTGGGCGACGCGCTCTCGCTCCTGGGCCGCGTGGACTGGACCCTCTCGGAGCGGCACTCGCTGATGGTGCGCGGGAACCTCAGCTCCTACACCCAGGACAGCACCCGCATCGGCTTCCTGGAGCTGAAGCAGGGCGGCGGCGAGGTGGGCTCCGGCGGCGGCGGCGGCATGGCGACGCTGACCTCGCGCTTCGGCGGCGGGTGGATCAACGAGCTGCGCGCCTCGATCAACGAGGACCGCCGCGACCTGACCTCCTTCGCGGAGGTGCCGGAGGGGCGGGTGCGGGTCACCTCGCTCCTCCCGGACGGGACGCGGGGGGTGTCGCAGCTTTCCTTCGGCGGCGACCGCTCGCTCCCCACCACCACGCGCGAGCGGACGGTGGAGGTGAGCGACGAGCTGTCGCTCCTGTTCCGCGACACGCACCGGATCAAGGCGGGGGCGCTGGTGAACTTCACCGACTTCCGGCAGCGGATCGGGAGCAACGTGCTGGGCGCCTTCACCTTCAACTCGCTGGACGACTTCGCGGCGGGGCGGCCGGCGTCGTTCACCCGCTCGCTCGCGGAGCGGGAGACGGAGGGCGGCGGCCTGAACGCCGCGCTCTACCTGGGCGACACCTGGCGCCCCAGCCGGGCGCTGCAGCTCACCTACGGGGTGCGGCTGGAGGGCTCGCGCTTCGCCGGAGAGCCGGAGCACAACCCGGAGGTGGAGGCGCTCTTCGGCCGGCGCACGGACCGGATCCCCACGGAGGTGCACGTGAGCCCCCGCGCGGGGTTCTCGCTGCGCCTGAACGAGCAGGGGGCGCCGCTCCGGATCGTCCGCGGCGGGATCGGGGAGTTCCGTGGGCGGGCGCCCTTCGCGCTGTACGCAGGGGCGCTGGACCAGACGGGCCTTTCGGCCGGGGCGTCGCAGCTGGTGTGCATCGGGGCCGCGGTCCCGGCGCCGGACTGGCCGGCGTACCTGGAGGACCCGTCGCGCATCCCCACCACCTGCGCGGACGGGGGTACGGGCGCTCCGCGCGACTCGGGCCGCCGACCCACGGTGACGCTCTTCGAGGACGGCTTCGGGGCGCCGCGCTCCTGGCGGGGCTCGCTGGGCTTTTCGGCGCAGCTCCGCCCCGGCCTCAATGCCTCGGCGGACGCCAGCTGGGTGCGCGGCGTCAACCTGTTCGGCGTGCGCGACCTGAACCTGGCGAGGACGCCGGCATTCACCCTGGCGGCTGAGGGCGGCCGTCCCGTATACGCTTCCCCCGCGGCGATCGCCCCCGCGACCGGGGAGGTGTCGTTCCTGGGGTCGCGGGTGCACCCGGAGTTCGGGCACGTGTTCGCGCTGGACTCGGAGCTGGCCTCCCGGACGTCGCAGCTCACGCTGGCGCTGAACGGGCTCCTCCCGCCGCGGGTGTTCTTCCAGGGCTCGTACACGCTGATGCGGGCGCGCGACCAGTCGTCCTTCTCCTGCTGCACCGCGCAGCAGGGCTTCGCCAGCGCGCCCACGGGGGGCGACCCGAACCGTCCGGACTGGGGCACCAGCGACTACGAGCGCCGCCACTCCTTCACCCTGCAGGCGGGGATGCCGGTGCGCCCCTGGCTGGAGGTGACGCTGATCGGGCGGACGGCCTCGGGCACGCCCTTCACCCCCATGGTCGGCGGCGACGTGAACGGCGACGGGGCCCGCAACGACGCGGCCTTCGTCTTCGCCCCCGCCACCGCACCGGACACGGCGCTCGCCGACGGGATGGCGCGCCTGCTGGCGAGCGTCCCCGGATCGGTGCGGGAGTGCCTGGAGGAGCAGGCGGGGAGCGTGGCGGGCCGCAACTCCTGCCGCGGCCCCTGGACGCGGTCGCTGGACCTGCGGACCACCCTCCGCCCCAATCTCCCCCGGATCGGGCGGCGCCTCTCGGTGTCGCTGGACGCCAGCAACGTCCCTGCGGGGCTGGACCTCCTCGTGAACGGTCAGGGGAACCTGCGTGGCTGGGGCGACGCCGGGCGCGGCCGGGTGGACGAGACGCTCCTCTACCCGCGCGGGTTCGACCCCGCGGCGCAGCGCTTCCGCTACGAGGTCAACGAGCGCTTCGGCCAGCAGCGGGAGCGCCGCTTCGCGGTGGGCTCGCCCTTCGCGGTGCAGCTCTCCGGGCGGCTGACGGTGGGGCGGAACCCCGGCGGCGGCGGGCTGGCGGGGCTCGGGTTCGGCGGGGGCGGCGGCGGTGGGGGTGGGCGCTTCGGCGGAGGGGGCGGCGGTGGCGGGTTCCGCGGGGAGCGGGGCGAGGGCCCCGGCCGCGGGATCGACGCGGATGCCATCCTGGCGCGGGTGCTCCCCAACCCGCTCCCGGTGATCCTCTCGCTCCGCGACTCGCTGGGGCTCAGCGACGAGCAGGCCGCGCGGATCGCGGAGATCTCGGACTCGCTCCGGGTGCGCAACCAGCCCATTGAGCGCGCGGTGCGCGACGCGGTGCAGACGGCCGCCACGGGGAACGAGCCGGGCGCGATCTTCCAGCGCATCGGGCCGCAGCTCAACACGGGCCGGCAGAACGTGCGGGACGCGCTGGAGGAGGTGCGGAAGACGCTGACGCCGGAGCAATGGCGGAAGGTTCCGGCGGCGCTGCGGAACCCGTTCCAGGGCGGGTTCGGGGGCGGGCGCGGCGGGGGGTAA
- a CDS encoding response regulator transcription factor, producing the protein MSAHILVVDDEPDISALVAYHLARESYRVRTAADGVEAIRAVETERPDLIVLDLMLPGMSGLDVLGELRRRGETQDVPVILLTARREEQDRIEGLRLGADDYLAKPFSPQELVLRVGAVLRRVRQAPPAAGGKVVRVAAFTVDTGAARAEVDGRPLDLTPTEYKLLLTLMERRGRVQSRRQLLEAAWGVTANIATRTVDMHVQRLRNKLGGEADWIETVRGFGYRFRTEPPPVRA; encoded by the coding sequence ATGAGCGCACACATCCTGGTCGTGGACGACGAGCCGGACATCTCCGCGCTGGTCGCCTACCACCTCGCGCGCGAGTCGTACCGGGTCCGGACCGCCGCCGACGGGGTGGAGGCGATCCGCGCCGTCGAGACCGAGCGCCCGGACCTCATCGTCCTCGACCTGATGCTCCCCGGGATGTCCGGGCTGGACGTGCTCGGCGAGCTCCGCCGCCGCGGCGAGACGCAGGACGTCCCGGTGATCCTCCTCACCGCGCGCCGCGAGGAGCAGGACCGGATCGAGGGGCTCAGGCTCGGCGCGGACGACTACCTCGCCAAGCCCTTCTCCCCGCAGGAGCTGGTGCTGCGGGTGGGCGCGGTGCTGCGGCGCGTCCGGCAGGCGCCCCCCGCCGCGGGCGGCAAGGTGGTGCGCGTGGCCGCCTTCACCGTGGACACCGGCGCCGCGCGCGCCGAGGTGGACGGACGCCCCCTGGACCTCACCCCCACCGAGTACAAGCTCCTCCTCACCCTGATGGAGCGGCGCGGGCGGGTGCAGAGCCGGCGCCAGCTCCTGGAGGCGGCCTGGGGCGTCACGGCCAACATCGCCACGCGCACGGTGGACATGCACGTCCAGCGGCTGCGCAACAAGCTGGGCGGGGAGGCGGACTGGATCGAGACGGTGCGCGGCTTCGGGTACCGCTTCCGCACCGAACCGCCGCCGGTCCGCGCGTGA